The Eriocheir sinensis breed Jianghai 21 chromosome 24, ASM2467909v1, whole genome shotgun sequence genome contains a region encoding:
- the LOC127002980 gene encoding putative zinc finger protein 66 isoform X1, whose protein sequence is MRARSVRKASLGRVTLTKTLTHSAERNHDCAVCGESFTKKGKLKTHILTHTAEKNHECEVCGKIFNRKSHLNAHILTHTGERNHECEICGKRFNHKGNLNTHILTHTGERNHECEVCGKRFNRKGHLNTHILTHTGERNHECEICGKRFIHKGHLNVHILTHTGEKNHECEVCGKRFNQKCDLNKHILTHTGEKNHECEVCGKRFNRKSHLNRHILTHTGERNHECEVCGKRFNLKGNLNTHILTHTGERNHECEVCGKRFNRKSTLNRHILTHTGERNHECEVCGKRFNRKSTLNTHILTHTGERNHECEVCGKRFCLKSYLKTHSIRHTGHKGFKCDACGKRFMTRGEISRHVKIHL, encoded by the coding sequence ATGAGAGCCAGGAGTGTgagaaaagcctccctgggaagggtgacttTGACTAAGACACTCACTCATTCTGCTGAAAGAAATCATGATTGTGCAGTTTGTGGGGAAAGTTTCACCAAGAAGGGTAAACTCAAGAcacacattcttacacacactgctgaaaaaaatcatgaatgtgaagtttgtgggaaaatatttaatcggaagagtcacctcaatgcacacatccttacacacactggtgagagaaatcatgaatgtgaaatttgtgggaaaagatttaatcataagggtaacctcaacacacacatccttacacacactggtgaaagaaatcatgaatgtgaagtctgtgggaaaagatttaatcggaagggtcacctcaacacacacattcttacacacactggtgaaagaaatcatgaatgtgaaatttgtgggaaaagatttattcataagggtcacctcaacgtacacatccttacacacactggtgaaaaaaatcatgaatgtgaagtttgtgggaaaagatttaatcagaagtgtgacctcaacaaacacatccttacacacactggtgagaaaaatcatgaatgtgaagtttgtgggaaaagatttaatcggaagagtcacctcaacagacacatccttacacacactggtgagagaaatcatgaatgtgaagtttgtgggaaaagatttaatctgaagggtaacctcaacacacacatccttacacacactggtgaaagaaatcatgaatgtgaagtttgtgggaaaagatttaatcggaagagtaccctcaacagacacatccttacacacactggtgaaagaaatcatgaatgtgaagtttgtgggaaaagatttaatcggaagagtaccctcaacacacacatccttacacacactggtgaaagaaatcatgaatgtgaagtttgtgggaaaagattctgTTTAAAGTCATACCTGAAGACTCATAGCATAAGACACACTGGTCACAAAGGGTTCAAATGTGATGCTTGTGGAAAGCGTTTCATGACCAGAGGTGAGATTAGCAGACATGTGAAGATTCACctctga
- the LOC127002979 gene encoding uncharacterized protein LOC127002979 isoform X2 — protein sequence MISFTSVCKDVCVEVTLPIKSFPTNFTFMISFTSVCKDVSVEVTLLIKSFPTNFTFMIFFTSVCKDVYVEVTLMNKSFPTDFTFMISFTSVCKNVCVEVALQIKSFPTNFTFMISFTSVCKNVCVEVTLLIKSFPTNFTFMISFTSVCKNVCVEVSLLIKSFPTNFTFMISFTSVCKDVSVEVTLPIKSFPTNFTFMIFFTSVCKDVSVEVTLMIKSFPTNFTFMISLTSVCKDVCIEVTLLIKSFPTNFTFMIFFSSVCKNVCLEFTLLAETFPTNCTIMISFSRMSECLSQSHPSQGGFSHTPGSHGFLNQCVQGCV from the exons atgatttctttcaccagtgtgtgtaaggatgtgtgtgttgag gtgactcttccgattaaatcttttcccacaaacttcacattcatgatttctttcaccagtgtgtgtaaggatgtgtctgttgaggtcacacttctgattaaatcttttcccacaaacttcacattcatgatttttttcaccagtgtgtgtaaggatgtgtacgttgaggtgacccttatgaataaatcttttcccacagacttcacattcatgatttctttcaccagtgtgtgtaagaatgtgtgtgttgaggtggcccttcagattaaatcttttcccacaaacttcacattcatgatttctttcaccagtgtgtgtaagaatgtgtgtgttgaggtgacccttctgattaaatcttttcccacaaacttcacattcatgatttctttcaccagtgtgtgtaagaatgtgtgtgttgaggtgtcccttctgattaaatcttttcccacaaacttcacattcatgatttctttcaccagtgtgtgtaaggatgtgtctgttgaggtcactcttccgattaaatcttttcccacaaacttcacattcatgatttttttcaccagtgtgtgtaaggatgtgtctgttgaggttacCCTtatgattaaatcttttcccacaaacttcacattcatgatttctctcaccagtgtgtgtaaggatgtgtgcattgaggtgactcttctgattaaatcttttcccacaaacttcacattcatgatttttttcagcagtgtgtgtaagaatgtgtgTCTTGAGTTTACCCTTCTTGCTGAAACTTTCCCCACAAACTGCACAATCATGATTTCTTTCAGCAGAATGAGTGAGTGTCTTAGTCAaagtcacccttcccagggaggcttttctcACACTCCTGGCTCTCATGGTTTCCTgaaccagtgtgtgcaaggctgtgtctga
- the LOC127002979 gene encoding uncharacterized protein LOC127002979 isoform X1, translated as MISFTSVCKDVCVEVTLPIKSFPTNFTFMISFTSVCKDVSVEVTLLIKSFPTNFTFMIFFTSVCKDVYVEVTLMNKSFPTDFTFMISFTSVCKNVCVEVALQIKSFPTNFTFMISFTSVCKNVCVEVTLLIKSFPTNFTFMISFTSVCKNVCVEVSLLIKSFPTNFTFMISFTSVCKDVSVEVTLPIKSFPTNFTFMIFFTSVCKDVSVEVTLMIKSFPTNFTFMISLTSVCKDVCIEVTLLIKSFPTNFTFMIFFSSVCKNVCLEFTLLAETFPTNCTIMISFSRMSECLSQSHPSQGGFSHTPGSHGFLNQCVQGCV; from the coding sequence atgatttctttcaccagtgtgtgtaaggatgtgtgtgttgaggtgactcttccgattaaatcttttcccacaaacttcacattcatgatttctttcaccagtgtgtgtaaggatgtgtctgttgaggtcacacttctgattaaatcttttcccacaaacttcacattcatgatttttttcaccagtgtgtgtaaggatgtgtacgttgaggtgacccttatgaataaatcttttcccacagacttcacattcatgatttctttcaccagtgtgtgtaagaatgtgtgtgttgaggtggcccttcagattaaatcttttcccacaaacttcacattcatgatttctttcaccagtgtgtgtaagaatgtgtgtgttgaggtgacccttctgattaaatcttttcccacaaacttcacattcatgatttctttcaccagtgtgtgtaagaatgtgtgtgttgaggtgtcccttctgattaaatcttttcccacaaacttcacattcatgatttctttcaccagtgtgtgtaaggatgtgtctgttgaggtcactcttccgattaaatcttttcccacaaacttcacattcatgatttttttcaccagtgtgtgtaaggatgtgtctgttgaggttacCCTtatgattaaatcttttcccacaaacttcacattcatgatttctctcaccagtgtgtgtaaggatgtgtgcattgaggtgactcttctgattaaatcttttcccacaaacttcacattcatgatttttttcagcagtgtgtgtaagaatgtgtgTCTTGAGTTTACCCTTCTTGCTGAAACTTTCCCCACAAACTGCACAATCATGATTTCTTTCAGCAGAATGAGTGAGTGTCTTAGTCAaagtcacccttcccagggaggcttttctcACACTCCTGGCTCTCATGGTTTCCTgaaccagtgtgtgcaaggctgtgtctga